A genomic segment from Salinigranum rubrum encodes:
- a CDS encoding DNA-binding protein, producing the protein MAAADTTPQQTDVPTREVAKRVFAAELNTATYTFKTSQDERAPVYVALPTGERANRICIAGTVTDIEDVGESAEYLRARVVDPTGTFWVYAGDYQTDALKQLKKVQAPEFVTIVGKPRTYKTDDGSVNVSVVPEDVGVIDLETRNAWVYETAARTLERVHSAQETSPKVAALAREQYGHDGSSFAHVAAFALQDLLNVSGHDAVSGTSLDEEAFEKRLLEVESEDSAESSGDDVDDAADLESESLSPEELGKQLGDPSGVDSESD; encoded by the coding sequence ATGGCAGCAGCAGACACCACCCCCCAGCAGACGGACGTACCGACTCGCGAAGTCGCCAAGCGCGTCTTCGCCGCAGAGCTGAACACGGCGACCTACACGTTCAAAACCTCACAAGATGAACGCGCCCCGGTCTACGTTGCGCTCCCGACGGGCGAGCGGGCCAACCGCATCTGTATCGCGGGCACGGTCACGGATATCGAAGACGTCGGAGAGAGCGCAGAGTACCTCCGCGCTCGCGTCGTCGACCCGACCGGGACGTTCTGGGTGTACGCTGGCGATTACCAGACAGACGCGCTCAAACAACTCAAAAAGGTTCAGGCGCCGGAGTTCGTCACGATTGTCGGCAAGCCACGGACCTACAAGACTGACGACGGGTCGGTGAACGTCTCGGTTGTTCCCGAAGACGTCGGCGTGATCGACCTGGAGACGCGGAACGCGTGGGTGTACGAAACAGCGGCGCGGACGCTCGAGCGCGTTCACTCTGCGCAGGAGACGTCTCCGAAAGTAGCAGCACTTGCTCGCGAACAGTACGGCCACGATGGGTCGTCGTTCGCGCACGTCGCGGCGTTCGCCCTCCAGGACCTCCTCAATGTGAGCGGTCACGACGCGGTGAGCGGGACGAGTCTCGACGAAGAGGCGTTCGAGAAGCGTCTGCTTGAAGTCGAGTCTGAGGACTCGGCTGAATCCTCGGGCGACGACGTCGACGACGCTGCGGATCTCGAGAGCGAGTCGCTGTCACCGGAGGAGCTGGGGAAGCAACTCGGTGACCCATCCGGCGTCGACAGCGAATCCGACTAG